CGGCCCTCCGAGGGCTGCCAGCCGCTCACGGGAGTAGGCGACCCGCTCCGCACACCAGGTCGGAATGTCGACGTAGGGCGCGATGAGCAGCTCGTCGTCGAGCATGGCCCGCGCCTCCCGGGCCCGCAGCAGCGCCTCTGCGACACTCGTTCCCGGTGGCCGGAAGGAGTAGTCGTACAGGGTGAACAGCGGCACGACCGTGACGCCCCCGAACACGGGAAAGTCGTCCTCGGGCGTATCGACGCCCACCTCCCGCAGCAGCTCCACCAGGCGCAGGTAGCGTTCCCGCCCCTTGAACCGGTCTGTGCTGCGGGCAAAAAGTTCATGGTTGCCCGGCGTCCAGATGACGCGGGCAAAACGCCGCCGGAGACGGGCGAGGGTGTCGACGACTACGTCGATACGCTCGGCCACGTCTCCGGCGACGATGAGCCAGTCCCCCGGATCCGCCGGCCGCAGGCGCTCAATGCGCTCGCGGTTGGCGGGCCAGGTGACGTGCAGGTCCGAAACGGACCACAGGGTGCGCGTCATGCTAGTCGCGCGGGACCTCAACCTGCTCGAAGACCTGGACCTTGTCGCCGACCTGGATGTTCGGGTAGGACAGGACCATACCGCACTCGTAGCCTGCGGTGACCTCGGTGACGTCATCCTTCTCACGTCGCAGGGACTCGAT
This sequence is a window from Corynebacterium comes. Protein-coding genes within it:
- a CDS encoding metallophosphoesterase family protein encodes the protein MTRTLWSVSDLHVTWPANRERIERLRPADPGDWLIVAGDVAERIDVVVDTLARLRRRFARVIWTPGNHELFARSTDRFKGRERYLRLVELLREVGVDTPEDDFPVFGGVTVVPLFTLYDYSFRPPGTSVAEALLRAREARAMLDDELLIAPYVDIPTWCAERVAYSRERLAALGGPTLLVNHWPLVVEPTLRMAKQEMALWCGTTATRNFTTDHHAIGAIHGHLHMPEEIRVDGVPHFDVSLGYPFEQERMPRRAWPLPALQIL